DNA from Carassius carassius chromosome 25, fCarCar2.1, whole genome shotgun sequence:
GAGTGAGCTTCTGAAAACAAATGGACATGCTTTATAATTCCTTTACAGAAAGCCATAAATAACAAGCACGGAAACAATcctccctcacactctctctcaaacactcaccAGCGCCTGCAGCCGAGGGCAGTGGATTGAGAGCTGAACCAGAGTGTTATCAGTCACCTGAATGGGACATACAGACACAGAACATTAATATTAGCATGCTGACTAATCAGGATAAATTGTTGCAAGTAAACAGACACAGCTCAACAGcagtaaaaaagaagaagaaataaaagcCTCAGAATACCTGGCTATATAGTAGAAGTACATTTTACTGTAAGTTTGACCTGTGCTGTTAGCAAAAGTTTTTTCACCTattaattgtatacatttttatacatttaatatactcAATAATgaattctaatattttatattttatgaataagaatatcaaaatgttatttatttagataaattgttcacatttcattgtttttacattgttgaaactttatttgtttcattattgttattagtGTTTACATTTTGTTGCAGGCTGTCTTATGACAACTTACCCCATAGAAATATAATACCGTTCAAGATTTTGATGTTAATAAGATTTTCTTTCTTTAGAGAAATGAATACTTTGATTCAGAAAGGGTGCATTCAATTTATAAAGTCACAatgaatgttacaaaagatttatatttcaaataaatcacagtttccataaaaaatattaagcagcacaactttttcaaacactgataataagaaaagtttattgggcaaatcagcatatcagaatgatttctgaaatattaTATGACACTGAAACCTGCAGTAATGAatgctgctggaaattcagctttgccatcacaggaataaattacatttgaacatatactgaaatagaaaactctattttagtgtatttaatcaaatgtatgcagtctttgtgagcataaggaacttaaaaaaaaaaaacctttcaaatgTCTTACCAACCCCACACTTTTAAATGATagttcatatttattatatattattatctataatgtatatatagcAGCACGTTACTAATATACTAATTAAAAAATACCTAGATTTACCCTTCAGTGCTCAAATGTGAAACCGTCCATGATGACTAGGCAATATACACCAAAAGAGAACTTATGGATTTTAAACTCACCAAAATACATTCCTCTAAATCCATCTTCTCCAAATCATGACAGTTCTAAAACAGAAGGCATAGCTTGTTTAGGAATCCTGTCACATCAGCGATGCTTTCTTACACAAAGCTTGCTCTCTAAATCCAATGAGTTTATGTTTTGTAAGTTTGGGGTGTTTGTGTGATTACTCACTCTGGCAAGAACAGTAAAACCAGCATCAGTCACATGTGAGCAGCGAGCAGCCTCCAGGATCCTGAGGAAAACACATGAAATGTGAATGAATGACTCTGTGTGGGAATGTGTGCTTATCTGCGTACAGATGAAGAAAGCTTTACTTGAGCCGTTGGCAGTTGAGACCGAGGGCAGTCAGAGAAGCGTCTGTGATGTTGCTGCAGCCAGACACACAAACCATCTGCAGTTTGTGACAGCCACGGCACAAACTCACAAAGCCGTCATCTGTGATTTGCTGCAAGATGGataaaacaacaaattaaaagtttttcatAAGCAATATTTAACAAAAGTATAGTAATAACTCAAAGTCTTACTGTGCATGATTGCATGTTGATTGTCATGAGCTCTGGACAGTGCTTTTGAAGATGCTTCAGTGCAATATCATCAAGCTGAAAAGACACATTTAACAATTATTATGTCACATTATCAATGATTTCATTCAAAgtgttttgtgtgagtgtgtgcttgtatatatgtatgtacctGTGTGCAGCCTCTCAGAAACAGAGCTCTGACGCTTGTGCAGCCACGGCTGAGAGCCTCGATGCCATCACTCGTGATCTGATCACACCAGGACAGGTTCAGATTCTCCAACATCCGACAGCCCTCACTAGCAGGCAGAAAGAGTCAAACAAAATGCtaagaaaataacttaaaaacaaCACTGTACCACCTAACAAACCacccaaaaaactaaattaagttatttacaaaagaaataaaaaggaaaCTTTTAAACCACTAACCAACCAGTAGAGTAAAAAACAATACACAAttaattttttgtaaaatgtattgatttatcaaattattaaaaaacaaaaaggacaTTTTTCTCCTTTTCCAGTTATAATAAAGCCCTGTTTAAGgatcattaaacaattaaaaatttgTTTCCAAAACTtagaataacaaaaataaaataataaaataaatatgaacaattattttctttttaaaattagcTTTTTGCATTTCAAGCCATACCTTGTGCTGTTAAGATGTGGAAATATAAGCAGCAATTATCTTAAATTTCTATGAGTAAAGAATTGGTTTAAGTTTCTGTTTAAATATTCACTCCCAAAATTTCCGGTTTCACCAGCTCATACAGTATAATCTACTACAACTGTGGAAAAGAATCATTAGAAGAAATGTGGCAGAGGTGACAGACTTCTAATCATTAACAAAGTCACCCTCCTGACACAATGAAATCAAAACTAGGCTTTAATTTAACACTCCCCAATTAAGTTTGAAAGATTCCATAAAATCTAGTTTTTCAGTTTTGCAGTCTTTCACTTCTGACAAAATGAAGCAATAATATTGTTGTCCTGTTTTACACTCAAGGACATCAATTTTATGTCCAGTAATCATCATGATTTGTGCTAACCCAAACAGGACTTATTGGTCatgatatttaacattatttacagAATCAAAACCAATGACCCAGTCTAAATTTGGTCCCCCCTAGCCCTTATTACTGCCCCACCTTAAGGCCTTAAGAGCATGATTGGTGATGGACACGCAGGAGGTCAGGTCAAGGTGGCGAAGTTTGGAGCAGAACTTGCTAAGGCTGACGCAGGTGGAGTCAGTGATCTTGGTGCAGCCGTTGAGGTTCAGATGTTCAATGTTGCGACAGTTCTGAGCAAAGGTCCTGCCAAATCAAATGAAAACTCTTAGCTGCCAATGTTAAACAGAAAAACTATACaataaaaaccaaataaacatggtccaaaacaacaacagcaacaaataaTCATTATACCATCTTCTAACCAGCCTCAATATGACAAAAAGTAATGCAGCTCACTTCATGGAGGCATCCCCCACACTGAGGCAGCCCCGAAGACTGAGCTGCCTCAAAAAACCCCCACATCGCTTCGAGATGTTCTCCACGACACGTCCCTAAtagaaagacacagagagagagagagagatcaggcaCAGAGGATCAGGGATCTTACAGTCTATGGATTCAGTAGAAAAGCCTACTGATCCAGTGTTAATCCCACACACATAAAGCCCACAGGCAGACAATTTAAAGCACAAAGCAACATATTACTGATGAAGTACTAAGACACACAAAGCAAAAGCCAATAACACATAAGACTGTACCTGCAATTACAAACCAAACATTTACTTTACACATGCTTTTTCACCTCAATATCTGTCTGAAAGTTAAAGAGATCAATCTTCTGCCAGTTACTTCCATCCAATGCAAGAACATTCCACGCCTGTTCATCCACAGAAAAAGAGGAGGAAGCATTGTTAGAAAACTTAAAATCTTAATTCTAGacacttttgtttcattttaactaAACAAGCAGCTGAACATACCTTGGATACTTGGGCACACCGGCACAATGTAACTACATCCAGAAAGGAGAAAATCCTGAAATAAAAACAGAGACGTTTGATTacgtgtttattttgtttattattattctgtttttTCCTTGCTACCCACTTCCTGTAATCCTTTGATGATACATACAAAAGTATGTCAAGCTGATAAAGCAATTTGAATTtggaaattaaaaacaacaaaaaaatcagatagatagctagatagatagatggatagatagatggatagataaaaGAACAACAGAAtctagacagacagatacagtagatagatagaaagatagatagataaaagaaCAGAAtctagacagatagacagatagatagatagatagatagatagatagatagatagatagatagatgatcaATACAGAGTCAGACATAcagatatttacaaaatatattacaatgtaaTCTGCAATCTATTTCAATAAGAATGGTTAATTATGATGGGCTCACCGGAGCAGAAGCTCTTTGGGAAGTTTTTTGTTGATTAGGGCCTCGTCACTGTTTGAGAACACCTGGACAATATGAAATGACACAGATGAATTACATAAAGCTCACACAGCACCAGCTTCTCTCATGCACAATCAATATACCCAAACCAAAGCTGGTTCAGACACGCCTTGGCCTGGTGCAACTTCACCCAACACTTGTACAAGGACAAATAGCATCAGCGAGTGTCTTTGATAAAACTGCTTTGGGACATTTTCTAAAGCCCTCGCATTCAGGGCACGTAAGCAAGCCAATCAGCTTGATCTTAACTCCAAGAACACCGGCCAACTCTAATGTTAAACGGATTCAGGCGCAGCGCCCGTTGCTGACACGGTCAGGTGGTGCCGTTGTGTTAGGACGGGATTACCCTTGACGAACAAAAGCCTAAATACGGCAGGCAAAAATAGAACTCTGCTCggtccaaaacacacacacacagtaccctTGCAGACATACACGCGCGGGCACGCACGCACGCAGTCAGTCACTCAAGCGCGCGCGCCCACCAACACAAACAGACGCTTAAACACACTGTCATCGATCAGACAGCCTGCCACCGCCCGTTTTCGTTTTCCCGAGAAAACTATCGCGGTTCAACGACCAGGTCCACAGTTCGCTTGACATGAGTTACCTCAAATCTGCTCTTGGTGATGCCGTTCATGTCTGTTGCAGTGTCAATAATAAAGACAGTCCTCGGCGAGCTCTGCGCACAGCGACGTTTGCGCGTTTTGTCAACGCTGGCGATCAAACTATTGTGAGACAGACGCGCAGCTGTAACGTGTGGCCTGCGAGCCGTTCGTGTCTGCTCTGGTAACCGGAGAAATCCCGGGCTGGCCGCCGTCCGTGAACCATCACACAggcaaaataacaataataacatggACGGAGCAGACTGCTGCTCTAACCTCACTTCCGCCTCCCGAGCTGCCTCTCTGACTACATTTCCGCTCGAGCGCAAATTCCTGCCTTAATCTTCGAACGACGCCAATAAAATGAAAGAGGTGTCTGGCAAATAAGCTTAAAGAATAATCCTTTTTATTAAAACTGGAGTTAAGAACACACTCGTGCGCTCCAGGTGTTCTAAAGAGTGGCTGACGTGACGTCACTTTTGCGGGAAAAACACGCATGGTGGGTTTGTTTTGGTACTGCTGTATGAATTTGCATAGGCGTTTCGTGGTTAGGACGCAAATGGATGTGTAGGTAAATGAAAAGCAACACTTTATTCATAcagaataaaatgtattcatacagAATTAAATGTCATCGACAATATTTTGGCACAATGTCTCTGTTAGCAGAGCAGATGTGCATTGAGAAAATATGCATTAGGAAAATATGGTGTcaaattttattcaatttaatttcGACTCATCTAACCAACACACACAAGTAAAACATTTCCATATTTTACTGCATTTACGTAtttgtcatttcattttaaatgtcccAGATGTTAAACTACCTGAAACCAATTAGCTGAGACTTTATAGATGATTGACAGTTGAATAGTAATAAAATTTTTGCTGTCTGTTTACACAAGTTTGTCTTCAGCAATATCAT
Protein-coding regions in this window:
- the LOC132104248 gene encoding F-box/LRR-repeat protein 2-like, with protein sequence MLLLLFCLCDGSRTAASPGFLRLPEQTRTARRPHVTAARLSHNSLIASVDKTRKRRCAQSSPRTVFIIDTATDMNGITKSRFEVFSNSDEALINKKLPKELLLRIFSFLDVVTLCRCAQVSKAWNVLALDGSNWQKIDLFNFQTDIEGRVVENISKRCGGFLRQLSLRGCLSVGDASMKTFAQNCRNIEHLNLNGCTKITDSTCVSLSKFCSKLRHLDLTSCVSITNHALKALSEGCRMLENLNLSWCDQITSDGIEALSRGCTSVRALFLRGCTQLDDIALKHLQKHCPELMTINMQSCTQITDDGFVSLCRGCHKLQMVCVSGCSNITDASLTALGLNCQRLKILEAARCSHVTDAGFTVLARNCHDLEKMDLEECILVTDNTLVQLSIHCPRLQALSLSHCELITDDGIRHLSSSVCGQDRLQVVELDNCPLITDNTLEHLKSCQRLERIELYDCQQVTRAGIKRIRAHLPEIKVHAYFAPVTPPPSVHGGGQRLCRCCVIL